The DNA window CCAGAATGCCTGACGAAACTAGTCTGAAGTCCACAGTGCCTGGCACCGGTCTGGCACCGGTCTGGCACCGACCTGGCACCGGCCTGGCACCGGCCTGGCACCGGTCTGGCACCGGCCTGGCACCGGTCTGGCACCGGCCTGGCACCGGTCTGGCACTGGTCTGGCACCAGCCTGGCACCGGCCTGGCACCGGCCTGGCACCGGTCTGGCACCGGCCTGGCACCGATTTCGCCCGGATTTAGTCGGGGTAGTTTTCCCAGGTGGGAAGGTGCAGATTGCGTGCCTTCCGCCGGTTAATGAAGGCCATGGTCAGGCCAAAGAGCACGCCGGCGAGAAGGGCCTGGAGCGCCACCTGGAGCACGCCGCCCTGGATCAATGGGCCGCGGACGAGCCAAGGAAAAGCAAACATGAAGGCGGCGAAGTAGCCGCCGGAGGACAGGAACCAGTGCCGGAAGGACAGGAACTGGGGCGGGCGCAAGTTCCAGCCTATCCGCCAGGCCAGTCTGCACATGGGCGGGGCCGCACTGGCCGGGTTCAAGCCACGGGACTCCAGGTCCCGGCGGAAGTGCTCGACTTTCTCGGCGTGGGTCATGGTTTATCTCCCTTCACGCCCGGCGCAGCCAGGCCTCCGCTTGGTCGCGATCCCCGGTGACCAGCAGCTGGGCACCGTGGCTCTGGGCGGCTTCCTCGGTGAAGCGCGTGATCTGCGCCTGGGGAAAGAGGATCGCCACGCGCAGGGCGTCGCCCAACTGCTCGGCGAACTTGACGCCCAGCAGGTGGCGCTGGAAGGTGGTCTCCGGCGGCGTGACCTGCAGCGCGTCAATCAGGATGCGGGAATGTCCCGCTTGGCGCGCGCGCGTCACCAGCGCGGCCAGTTGGGGCTCGAAGTCCTTCATCTTGAAAGGTCCGCGGGCCACGGCCAGCAGGTGATCCGTCTCGTTCTGAAACTGCAAATCCAGCATATGAACGGTCCTTCGCCTGGGGGCTTATCAATGCTTGTCTTGTCAGCAGGTCCGGCGTGAATGCGGACCCCTGCGCGGCACACGTGAATCGACCTCACGAACCAGCTGCGCTGCGTGTTCCTTTCGCGCTGACGCGCCATGTTTCCCGCTTTCTTTTCGCGGAAAAGAAAGCGGGACCAAAGAAAAGGCTCGGGCAAAGCAGGCGCGAGGGCGCGCCTGGCACCTCTCCGATCAGGTCCAACTCTTCGGCCTCGGCACCCATGTTTCCCGCTTTCTTTTCGCGGAAAAGAAAGCGGGACCAAAGAAAAGGCTCATGCAAAGCAGGCGCGAGGGCGCGCCTGGCACCTCTCCGATCAGTTCCAACTCTTCGGCCTCGGCGCGCGCGTACTGACCATCGGCGCATGGGAATGCGCCGACGGTCAGTGGCGACGCGCTATCGAGGCCGAAAACAGGGTCTTGATTCAATGATGGATCGCTGCGCCTGTGCTGGGTTTGGCTCGTGCGAAGCGACGTCGATTGCTGTCTTCGTCCCTTTTTTTCTCTGTGTCTCTGTGTCTCTGTGTCTCTGTGTCTCTGTGGTCTTGCTTCTCGCTGCAAGCCGACGGTCGGTGCAGCGGCTGCGGGCTACTTGCCTAGGTAGTAGCGCAGCATGATGTAGGGGTTCAGGCCTTGGAACTCGTAGGACTGATCCTCGCCGTCGCCTTCGTAGTGATCGTACTGCCAGCGGATCTCGCTGCCCAGCGACAGGCCGCCGTCGAAGCGGTACTCGGCTCCCAACGTGGGGCTGAAGCTCAGCGCGGTGGACTTGACCACACCGGGGATGTACTCGTAGTTCGACTCCTCGCGGTACCACGAGTAGCCTGCCCGGATGCCCAGCAGCCAATTGATCCGCTCCTGCGGCTGCTTGACGAACAAGCCCACACCTAGGCTTAGTTGGCGCGTCTCTTCCCACTCTTCCCACTCTGCCGAATGGACGCCCCCGTACTCGCGCCGCAGGCGGCGGTAGTTGACGAAGGGTTCCACAAAGGCCGTCGGACTGAGGTGGAAGGGCAGGTAGAGACCGCCACCGCTGGTGCCGCCGGGAGAGCCGAGGTCCAGGAAGCTTTTCACATCGATGCCGATGCCCCAGTGCGGCGTGAACTCCGCCGCCGGGCTCGCCGGAGCCTCGGCCGCGGGCAGGTGGGGACAGACGGCGCAGATCAGCAGGGCCAGGGATCGTGCGGACATGGGGTCTCCTTTAGGAAGTGGCGCGTCCGTCCGGATCCTCCGGCACCGGGCGCGCGCTGATCCGGCCGCCGCGGACGGTGGCGCCGATGACCAGGCCGGCGGTGATCAGCACGAGATTCTTGATGATGTACTGTCCTTCCAGCGTGGGCGCGAAAGGCACCAGCGTGAAACATTCGGCCGGAAAGAGGAAGAGCGGCGTGACGGTGCCCAGCATCTGCAGCCAGAGCAGGAAGAGCGTGGCTCGCAGGTAGAGGCCGGACAAGAGCCCCACGCCGATGGCGCACTCCCAGACCGCCAGCATGAACACGGCCGCCTTGGGCGTCAGCAGCCCGAAGGAGAGGATCCCGATGGTGTTGCCGGCCAGGCTCTGCGCCGGGCTGAGTCCCGGGAAAAACTTGAGCGCCCCGAACCACAGAAACACCAGCCCCAAACTGAGCCGGAGCAACCGGATCCCGTGCCGCGCCATCCAGGCCGCCAGGGTGGCGTCGAGGTGATTGAGTCTCGGCGATGGACCGATCATGGATGCCTCGAATTGTCAGCGCTTTGCTTTGAAGCAGGCATAACAGACTGGTTTATTCATCGTAGATTTGTTCGGTTTTCCACATGAGTGACAAACCTTTTCCTCGAAATCAGGATTAGAATAGTAACTCCAGCTTCTATAGTGTTCGATGCAATATGGCTTTTCCGGTGAAAGGTTGATACTGGAGCTGCACCTTATACAAAAACCGTTAGTATTTGGTGCCGATTTTGCTTCCATTGGCTTTGAAGCGGGGAATTTCGGGAATTTCTTCTCGGCCGGCTGTGAGTTCACTGACCTAAGACCCGGCTCTATGACTTTCGTGATCCATTCTCTCAATTCATTATGCAAAGTTCCAGCCGGAACATATAATCCAAGCTCGGTGCTAGCTTCAAATGACCCATCTACTAGATTTGCAGAAGTAACAATTCCATAGTCGTTTTCAAACCAGTAAAGTTTTGCATGAAGTCGGTGGAATGCAAATAAGTTGAGCCCATGAGAAATTGCCTCAGAAAGACCTTGCTTAGCTGGAGCCAGTTGCTCTGGCTCGTCTCTTACAACAACATTCACCGTTGCCTTTCTTTTGCAAGCCTCAGAAATCGCTCGTCTAATCGTACTTAACTTTTCTATCGTCAGATAGGGAGTTATTATCCATGCGCTTTTGTTCTCATCGAGTTGGCTGATTGATTGAAGCAATGCATCTTCTATTTCTCGTGTTTCAAGTATGATAGGGACTTTTCCGATTCCCATTAACATCTCTTGACTCCTTTTATGATGACTTGTCGACAACTAATGCGTTCGTCTTGATTGAAAACGCTGTGACAGGCGCAAAGTCGGCTGTAAGCAATGTTGTACGCGAAAATCCGCTAAGTAAGATAGCCCTCATTGAAGTTACATATTGCATCAATGTGTTTGATTAGAAGATCGATTTGCTCATTCAATGAGTCTCTTAATTTGTCTCTCGGATAAAATTGACGGTATCTTAATATCGCATCCTCGATTTTCCTTAACGCATCTATTTTGTCATTGCCAATACTATTAAAGTAAAAATTCACAAGATGTGCTGATTTCTCCTCTGGAATCTCAGATATTACTATTGTTTGCGCAATTGTTGTAACTGAATCCATTATTTGTCTCGTAAATGCGATTACATTATAAAGTTGATTATTGACTATATAAATAAATGGCCGCAACTCTTTAACATAACTTTCTGCATTCTCCCTATCTTGATTTTCCACCAAAGTTTTTTCTGCGTCTTTAAAGGCCGTGAAAGTTTCGTCCAAAAATATTATTGCGTTCCTTCCTGTGTAGATTTTTCCATCTCGCTTATCTATTACACTTAAGCATTCAATCGCAAGATTAAATTGAGTAACCTGAGTGGTTATTATATTAATTGTCGATGTTATGCTCTGTTGAATTCTATCAGTTTTCACTTTTTCCCACTGCCTGCTAATTTCATTTCTTTGAAGGTTCAAGGTTGTATAAATTAAGAGTACACCTGCCAATGCCCAAAGCGGACCAACAATTCCGCCGACAAATCCTCCATAATGACCTGAATCAACTAAATTAATATAATCAGTCGAAAACGAATAACTATGTGATAGTTGCCATAGAGAAATCCCGATTACTAAAAATCCAATAACAATTGAAATTCTTGCAAGAGTCATCGATAATCGCATCATTCCCTCATTGAGCTTGTATGCCGCCTATGCGCATATCAAATTAGGCCAACACAACGCCAGTTCTTGCTAGCATTCCGGTAACGCGACGCTCCCGCCAATCCAGAAGACGCGTCTGCCGGCTCGCCCAAGAGAGCAAAACCCGCCCCGCGCCGCAAGGAAAAAATGCAGGTGTGCTGAATATGGGCGGAATGTGAACGAGGGCGGCGACGTGGAGCGGCCTTGTGTTAGCAAACCAGCTGTGGCGCAGTTCCTGCTGTGCCTCTGGGTCTCTGTGGTTCAAGGCCAGAAGAAACAGCACGCCCCCATCCCGACCTTCCCCCGCCTCGGCAGGGGAAGGAGTCCCGCACAGCCCTTTGAGTCTTCGAGTCTTGGTGATACCCGGACTCAAGGCAAGCGCCAGCTGACACGCCCGGCGAAGAGGGCACTTGCACGAGCCATGGGATCCCAGCTTTCGCTGGGATGACAGACGAGCTGGGATGACAGGCACAGAGAACACAGCCGGGCGCAGCCCCTCTCGACCGGCTCTTTTTTGAACTATCAAAGCCCATGTGTTACTCTCGTAACACGGTGCGCTGGAGGTCCTTTCCCCCCAATCCGACAGGGGGCCGGACCGGCCAACACGCCGCCATCCAAGCTGCGAGGCGCTTCATGACTACACACATACTGGACAAAGCCACCGTCGCGGTGAAGCCCGAACTCTGCAAGGGGTGCGGGCTCTGCATCGCCAGCTGTCCGACGGAGGTGCTCAGCTTCCATGAGCACTTCAACACCAAGGGGTACCACTATGCCATGTACTCGGGCGAAGGCTGCACGGGCTGCGGCATCTGCTTCTACGCCTGCCCCGAGCCCGAGGCGATCCTGGTCTGGAAGAAGGGCGCGCCCGTGCCCGACGGCTTCCAGGTCAAGGAGTACGAGGTGAGCGGCGTGCTGCCGCGGGAGGAGGAAGCGTGAGCAAGATCCTCATGAAGGGCAACGACGCCGTGTTGCGCGCGGCCATCCTGGCCGGTTGCCGCCAATACTTCGGGTATCCCATCACGCCGGCCAGCGAGATCGCCGAGTCCGCCGCGTACTACATGCCGCGCGCGGGCGGCACCTTCATCCAGGCCGAGTCCGAGGTCGCCGCCATCAACATGGTCTACGGCGCGGCCGGGGCCGGCGGACGCGTGCTCACCGCCAGCAGCTCGCCGGGCATCAGCCTGAAGCAGGAAGGCGTCTCCTACGCCGCCGGCGCCGAGCTGCCCTGTGTGATCATCAACGTCAACCGGGCGGGACCCGGGCTGGGCAACATCGCGCCCGAGCAGTCCGACTATAACCAGCTCTGCAAGGGCGGCGGCCACGGCAACTACAAGACCCCCGTGCTGGCCCCCAACTGCGTGCAGGAGTTCGTGGACCTGGTGCGCAAGGCCTTCGAACTGGCCGAGGACTACCGCACGCCCGTCTATCTGCTGGCGGACGGCGTCATCGGCCAGATGATGGAGCCGGTGGAGTTCCCCGAGCCCGTGATGGAGCTGCCGCGCAAGGACTGGGCGCTCTACGCGGACAAGGAGTCCAAGCACAACCTGATCTCGTCCATCCAGCTCGAGCCCAACGACCTGGAGGCCCTGAACGTCCACCTGCAGGAGAAGTACGCGCGCCTGCAGGCGAAGGAAGTCATGGTGGAAGAGTACCGCACCGAGGACGCCGAGTACGTGTTCACGGGCTTCGGCATCGTCAGCCGCATCCTGCGCAGCGCCGTGGACGAGCTGCGCAAGCAGGGCCTGAAGGTCGGCCTGATCCGGCCCATCTCGCTCGTGCCCTTCCCGGAGAAAGAACTGGCCGCCCTGGCCGACCGGGTGAAGAGCTTCCTCTGCGTGGAGCTGAACAACGGCCAGATGCTCCAGGACGTCAAGCTGGCCATCCAGTGCCGCCGCCCCGTGCACTTCTACAACCGCATGGGTGGCAACATCCCCACCACCGATGAGGTCGTCCAGGCGGCCCTGTCCTGCTTCAAGGAGGCCTGAGCCATGGCCACGAACAAGATCCTCAGCAAGCCCGACGCCTTCTACGAGAACTTCGAGCGCAGCGCCAACGCCGACAAGAAGACCACGCACTACTGTCCGGGCTGCGGCCACGGCCACGTGCACAAGATCATGGCCGAAGCCCTGCGCGACTTCGAGGTGGCCGACCACAGCGTGCTGGTCAGCCCCGTCGGCTGCAGCGTGTTCGCCTACTACTACTTCGACGTGGGCAACATCCAGGCCGCCCACGGCCGCGCGCCGGCGGTGGCCACGGGCATCAAGCGCACGCACCCGCACAGCATCGTGATGAGCTACCAGGGCGACGGCGACCTGGCCGCCATCGGCACCAGCGAGATCATCCACGCCGCCAACCGCGGCGAGCACATCACGGTCATCTTCATCAACAACGCGATCTATGGCATGACGGGCGGCCAGATGGCGCCCACCACGCTGATCGACCAGAAGAGCAGCACCAGCCCCTACGGCCGCAACTCCGAGAACGAGGGCTTCCCGATCCACGTGGCCGAGCTGCTCAACAGCCTGCAGGCGCCGGTGTTCATCGAGCGCACCAGCCTGCACACGCCCCAGCACATCAACCGCACGCGCAAGGCGATCCGCCGGGCCCTGCAGGCGCAGATCGACAAGAAGGGCTTCACCTTCGTGGAAGTGCTGAGCCCCTGCCCCAGCGGCTGGAAGCTCAATCCCGTCGACAGCATGAAGTGGATCGAAGAGAACATGCTGAAGAACTTCCCGCTGGGGAATCTGCGCGACCGCATCGACGAGACGCCCGCGCGCGAGCGCGTGACCATCGAATTGACCCGCGACATGCTGCTCAAGAAGCTGGACCTGCTGCAGCCCGAGAGCCACGTGCCCGCGCGGACCACGGTGGAGGAGCGCTTCCAGGATCCGGAGATTCTGGCGGCGGGTTTCGGCGGCCAGGGCATCATGCTGCTGGGCGTGGCCGTGGCCGAGGCCGGCATGCGCGAAGGCTACCAGTCCAGCTGGATCCCGGCCTACGGTCCGGAGATGCGCGGCGGGACGGCCAACTGCTCGGTGCGCGTCAGCGAGCGCGAGATCGGCAGCCCGATGGTCCACAACCCGGACATCCTGCTGGCCTTCAACCGGCCCAGCCTGGAGAAATTCGAGGCCGATGCGCGGCCGGGCGGCGTGATCTTCTACGACAGTTCCCTGATCGACATTGTGCCCGCTCGGACGGATTGCGACATTGTGCCCATTCCGTTCACCAAGCTGGCCGATGAGCTGGGCAACACGCGCATCGCCAACATGGTGGCCTTCGGCGCCCTGGTGGGCTACACCAACCTGCTGAACCTGGAGACCTGCCTGGAGGCGCTGCACACCGTGGTGAAGCGGCGCAACCTGGTGGAGTTGAATCAACAGGCGGTGCGCAAGGGCTTCGAAGTGGGACAGGAGATGCGCCGGCAGGCCCGCTGACGCGCATCCACGGGGTTCGAGCTTGAGACTGGAGCGGGCATCCTGACGAGGGATGCCCGCTCTTTCACGAGGTGGAGGAGCATGAAGCACGAGGCGCGCTTCGGACTGGTCCTGGGCGGGGGCGGCGTGCGCTGCCTGAGCCACCTGGGCATGGCCGAGGAGCTGCTCGCCGCCGGGTTGGCGCCGGACCTGATCGCCAGCTCCTCCACGGGCAGCCTGATCGGCCTGCTGCTCGCGGCGGGCATTCCGCCCAGCCGGGTGCGCGAGGCGCTCTTCCGGCGCGAGCAGCGCCTGGCCTGGCTGAAGCCCAGCTGGCAGCGGGGCGGGCTGGCCTCGCCGGCGGCCATCCTGCGCCTGCTGGACCGCTTCGCCCTGCCCGAGAATCTGGAAGACCTGCCCATCCCCCTGCACATCGTGGTCACCGACCTGGAGGAGGGCCGCCAACTGGTGCTGTCCTCCGGCCCCTGCCGCGAGGCCGTGCTGGCCTCGGCCGCGCTGCCGGGAATCTACCCGCCCGTGATGATCCGCGGCCACCTCTGCGGGGACGGCGGGATCATCAACAACGTGCCCGCCGACGTCTGCCGCGAGCTGGTGGGGCCGCGGGGCGTCGTGCTCACCAGCAGCCTGGAGATGAACCACGTGATGCCCGAGGCGCTGCTGCGCCACGTGCCGCAGGTGGTCTACCGCAGCATCTACCTGCCGCTGCTCAACCAGCGGCTCCGCAATCAGACCCTGCACAGCGACCTCGTGCTGCAGCCCTTCTCGGACCACCCGCTCTGCTTCAGCCGCTGGCGCGAGATCGTGCGCTTCTACTCGCTGGGCGCCATGGCCGATCTGCACGAGCGCGGGCGGCACCACATGGGCCGCGCCCTGCCTGAATTGCAGGCCCTGCTGGCCCGCGCGGCCGCCGAGGCCGAGGTCGAGGCCGCGGCCCGGCGCGTGGAGGAGTCCGCCTCATGATCCGCCGGCTGGCCGTGACCTTCTTCGGCCTGCTGGTCGTGCTCCAGGTGGGGCCGGGCGTCCACTCGGACTCCGTGCTGCACACGGTGGTGGCCGCGCTGGTGCTCAGCCTGATCAACCTGACCTTCAAACCCGTGCTGCTGCTGCTGACCCTGCCGGTCAACCTGCTCAGCCTGGGTCTCTTCACCCTCGTGATCAACGGATTCTGCCTGGGCATCACGGCCTGGCTGGTGGACGGCTTCCGTCTCACCGGAGTGGGCAGCGCCCTGCTGGGCGCCCTGCTGCTCTCGCTGGTCACCCTGATCGTCAACGCCCTCCTCAGCCGGGAGACCCGATGAATCTGCGCGACACCCTGTTGGATCTGGCCAGCGACCTGCTCTGGAGCTGGAAACCCTGGTACCGCGAGTTCCTGGCCGGTCTGGATCCCGCCGCCTTCCAGCGGCACGAGAATCCCGTCCGCCTGGTGCGCGAACTGCCCGACGAGCGGCTCAAGGCCCTCGAGAAGGACAAGAGCTTCCAGGCCGCCCTGAAGGAGCTGGCGGCGCGCCGGGAGGCCGAGCACGCCAAGGCCCGCGCCCGCTGCCCCGAGGGGCTGCGCGGCCGCCAGGTGGCCTACTTCTCCGCCGAGTTCGGGATCCACAACAGCCTGCCCATCTACAGCGGCGGCCTGGGCGTGCTCTCGGGCGACCACATCAAGAGCGCGCACGACCTGGGCCTGCCCTTCACGGGCATCGGCCTGATGTACCGCCAGGGCTACTTCGGCCAGCGCATCGACGCCGCCGGCGTGCAGCACGCGGACATGGAGCTGATGAACCTGGAGCACCTGCCCATGCGCCGGACCGTCGGGCCGGATGACCGGCCGCTGGAGATCGGCGTGGACCTGCCGGGCCGCGAGCTGCGCCTGCTGGTCTGGGAGGTGCAGGTGGGGATCGCCCGCCTGCTGCTGCTGGACAGCGACTGCGAGCGCAACGCGCCCGCCGACCGCGGCCTGACCTGGCAGCTCTACGGCGGGGACCGTGACACACGGCTGGCCCAGGAGATCATCCTGGGCATCGGCGGCGTGCGCGCCCTGCGCGCCCTGGGCGTGCAGCCGGACGTCTGGCACATGAACGAGGGGCACAGCGCTTTCCTGGCCGTGGAGCGCCTGCGCGAGCACCTGGCCGCCGGGCTGGACTTCGACACCGCCGTGGAAGCCACGGCCTCGTCGACCATCTTCACCACGCACACGCCGGTGCCGGCGGGCAACGAGGCCTTCCTGCTGCCGCGCCTGCACCGCTACTTCCACGAGTTCTGCTCCAAGGGCGGGATCGACTTCCACCGCCTGCTGGAGCTGGGCACGGAGACCGACGCCACGGGCTACAAGATCTTCAGCCTGACGGCGCTGGCCGTGCGGCTCTCGCGCTTCGCCAACGGCGTCTCCATGCTGCACGGCGACGTGAGCCGCCAGATGTGGTACCACCTCTGGCACCAGGTGCCCATCGACGAGACGCCCATCGGCCACGTGACCAACGGCATCCACACGGCCTCCTGGGTGGCGCCGGGCTTCCGCCGGCTCTACGAGGAGCGGCTGGGCGGGGACTGGGAGGAGAAGCTGCTGCAGCCCGAGGCCTGGGAGGCCCTGCGCGCCGTGCCCACGGGCGAGGTCTGGCAGCGCCACCAGGACCTGAAGGCCGCGCTGGTGGAGGAGATCCGCCGCAACCTGACCCAGCGCCTGAGCCAGCCCGGCCTGCCGCTGGAGCGCGTCCTGCAGCGCATCGACCCGCATTCGCTGTTCATCTGCTTCGCGCGGCGCTTCGCCACCTACAAGCGCGCCGTGCTGATCTTCGACGACCTGGAGCGGCTGGACCGGATCGTCAACCATCCCAGCCACCCGGTGACGCTGATTTTCGCGGGCAAGGCCCACCCGGCGGACCACCCGGGCCAGGCGCTGATCCGCCGCGTGCACGAGATCTCCCTGCTGGAGCGCTTCCAGGGCCGGGTCATCCTGCTGGAGGGCTACAGCCTGGCGCTGGCGCGCTTCCTGGTGCAGGGCGCGGACGTCTGGCTGAACAACCCGCGCCGGCCCTTGGAGGCCTCGGGCACCAGCGGCCAGAAGGTCTGCCCCAACGGCGGGCTCAACCTGTCCATCCTGGACGGCTGGTGGGTGGAGGGCTCCAACGGGAGCAACGGCTGGAACATCGGGCGCGACGTGGACTACGGCGACGAGAAGATCCAGGACTACTACGACGTGCGCAGCCTCTACGAGCTGCTGGAGGAGCGCGTGGTGCCGCTGTTCTACGAGCGCGACTCCCAGGGCCTGCCCGTGGGCTGGGTGGACCGCATGAAGGACAGCCTGATCTCGTGCACGGCCCGCTTCAGCACCAGCCGGATGGTCAACGACTACGTGGTGCAGAGCTACATCCCGGCCGCCAGCAAGCACCAGCGCGCCCGGGAGAACGACTGGCAGGCCGTGCGCGATTTCGTGCAGTACAAGCGCAGCCTGCTCAAGCGCTGGTATCACATGACGGACACCTGGCTGCGCGCGCGCCGGGAGAACGAGTGCGTGGACGTGGACGCCGGCCTGTATCTGGGCCTGCTGAAGCCCTCCGAGGTCAAGGTCGAGCTCTTCATGCGCGAGAACGGGAAGATCCGCACCGTGGAGATCCCGCTGGTGGGGCCGGGCGAGGACGACGGGGTCTGGAACTACCACCTCTACTTCTGCGACCCCACCCTGCGCAAGAGC is part of the Candidatus Delongbacteria bacterium genome and encodes:
- a CDS encoding DUF6404 family protein, whose product is MTHAEKVEHFRRDLESRGLNPASAAPPMCRLAWRIGWNLRPPQFLSFRHWFLSSGGYFAAFMFAFPWLVRGPLIQGGVLQVALQALLAGVLFGLTMAFINRRKARNLHLPTWENYPD
- a CDS encoding outer membrane beta-barrel protein, with amino-acid sequence MSARSLALLICAVCPHLPAAEAPASPAAEFTPHWGIGIDVKSFLDLGSPGGTSGGGLYLPFHLSPTAFVEPFVNYRRLRREYGGVHSAEWEEWEETRQLSLGVGLFVKQPQERINWLLGIRAGYSWYREESNYEYIPGVVKSTALSFSPTLGAEYRFDGGLSLGSEIRWQYDHYEGDGEDQSYEFQGLNPYIMLRYYLGK
- a CDS encoding DoxX family membrane protein; its protein translation is MIGPSPRLNHLDATLAAWMARHGIRLLRLSLGLVFLWFGALKFFPGLSPAQSLAGNTIGILSFGLLTPKAAVFMLAVWECAIGVGLLSGLYLRATLFLLWLQMLGTVTPLFLFPAECFTLVPFAPTLEGQYIIKNLVLITAGLVIGATVRGGRISARPVPEDPDGRATS
- a CDS encoding phospholipase D family protein: MLMGIGKVPIILETREIEDALLQSISQLDENKSAWIITPYLTIEKLSTIRRAISEACKRKATVNVVVRDEPEQLAPAKQGLSEAISHGLNLFAFHRLHAKLYWFENDYGIVTSANLVDGSFEASTELGLYVPAGTLHNELREWITKVIEPGLRSVNSQPAEKKFPKFPASKPMEAKSAPNTNGFCIRCSSSINLSPEKPYCIEHYRSWSYYSNPDFEEKVCHSCGKPNKSTMNKPVCYACFKAKR
- a CDS encoding 4Fe-4S dicluster domain-containing protein; protein product: MTTHILDKATVAVKPELCKGCGLCIASCPTEVLSFHEHFNTKGYHYAMYSGEGCTGCGICFYACPEPEAILVWKKGAPVPDGFQVKEYEVSGVLPREEEA
- a CDS encoding 3-methyl-2-oxobutanoate dehydrogenase subunit VorB is translated as MSKILMKGNDAVLRAAILAGCRQYFGYPITPASEIAESAAYYMPRAGGTFIQAESEVAAINMVYGAAGAGGRVLTASSSPGISLKQEGVSYAAGAELPCVIINVNRAGPGLGNIAPEQSDYNQLCKGGGHGNYKTPVLAPNCVQEFVDLVRKAFELAEDYRTPVYLLADGVIGQMMEPVEFPEPVMELPRKDWALYADKESKHNLISSIQLEPNDLEALNVHLQEKYARLQAKEVMVEEYRTEDAEYVFTGFGIVSRILRSAVDELRKQGLKVGLIRPISLVPFPEKELAALADRVKSFLCVELNNGQMLQDVKLAIQCRRPVHFYNRMGGNIPTTDEVVQAALSCFKEA
- a CDS encoding 2-oxoacid:acceptor oxidoreductase family protein, translating into MATNKILSKPDAFYENFERSANADKKTTHYCPGCGHGHVHKIMAEALRDFEVADHSVLVSPVGCSVFAYYYFDVGNIQAAHGRAPAVATGIKRTHPHSIVMSYQGDGDLAAIGTSEIIHAANRGEHITVIFINNAIYGMTGGQMAPTTLIDQKSSTSPYGRNSENEGFPIHVAELLNSLQAPVFIERTSLHTPQHINRTRKAIRRALQAQIDKKGFTFVEVLSPCPSGWKLNPVDSMKWIEENMLKNFPLGNLRDRIDETPARERVTIELTRDMLLKKLDLLQPESHVPARTTVEERFQDPEILAAGFGGQGIMLLGVAVAEAGMREGYQSSWIPAYGPEMRGGTANCSVRVSEREIGSPMVHNPDILLAFNRPSLEKFEADARPGGVIFYDSSLIDIVPARTDCDIVPIPFTKLADELGNTRIANMVAFGALVGYTNLLNLETCLEALHTVVKRRNLVELNQQAVRKGFEVGQEMRRQAR
- a CDS encoding patatin-like phospholipase family protein, producing MKHEARFGLVLGGGGVRCLSHLGMAEELLAAGLAPDLIASSSTGSLIGLLLAAGIPPSRVREALFRREQRLAWLKPSWQRGGLASPAAILRLLDRFALPENLEDLPIPLHIVVTDLEEGRQLVLSSGPCREAVLASAALPGIYPPVMIRGHLCGDGGIINNVPADVCRELVGPRGVVLTSSLEMNHVMPEALLRHVPQVVYRSIYLPLLNQRLRNQTLHSDLVLQPFSDHPLCFSRWREIVRFYSLGAMADLHERGRHHMGRALPELQALLARAAAEAEVEAAARRVEESAS
- a CDS encoding phage holin family protein, with product MIRRLAVTFFGLLVVLQVGPGVHSDSVLHTVVAALVLSLINLTFKPVLLLLTLPVNLLSLGLFTLVINGFCLGITAWLVDGFRLTGVGSALLGALLLSLVTLIVNALLSRETR
- the glgP gene encoding alpha-glucan family phosphorylase; translated protein: MNLRDTLLDLASDLLWSWKPWYREFLAGLDPAAFQRHENPVRLVRELPDERLKALEKDKSFQAALKELAARREAEHAKARARCPEGLRGRQVAYFSAEFGIHNSLPIYSGGLGVLSGDHIKSAHDLGLPFTGIGLMYRQGYFGQRIDAAGVQHADMELMNLEHLPMRRTVGPDDRPLEIGVDLPGRELRLLVWEVQVGIARLLLLDSDCERNAPADRGLTWQLYGGDRDTRLAQEIILGIGGVRALRALGVQPDVWHMNEGHSAFLAVERLREHLAAGLDFDTAVEATASSTIFTTHTPVPAGNEAFLLPRLHRYFHEFCSKGGIDFHRLLELGTETDATGYKIFSLTALAVRLSRFANGVSMLHGDVSRQMWYHLWHQVPIDETPIGHVTNGIHTASWVAPGFRRLYEERLGGDWEEKLLQPEAWEALRAVPTGEVWQRHQDLKAALVEEIRRNLTQRLSQPGLPLERVLQRIDPHSLFICFARRFATYKRAVLIFDDLERLDRIVNHPSHPVTLIFAGKAHPADHPGQALIRRVHEISLLERFQGRVILLEGYSLALARFLVQGADVWLNNPRRPLEASGTSGQKVCPNGGLNLSILDGWWVEGSNGSNGWNIGRDVDYGDEKIQDYYDVRSLYELLEERVVPLFYERDSQGLPVGWVDRMKDSLISCTARFSTSRMVNDYVVQSYIPAASKHQRARENDWQAVRDFVQYKRSLLKRWYHMTDTWLRARRENECVDVDAGLYLGLLKPSEVKVELFMRENGKIRTVEIPLVGPGEDDGVWNYHLYFCDPTLRKSELKLRVLPRHAWLDGDMEMGMCYWFHQKVE